Genomic segment of Mucilaginibacter sabulilitoris:
CGTGCAACCTTGCCTCGGAGCTGGGCGTGTATGGTGTGCGGGTGGTGAACATGCGCTCAGGAGGTTCGCCCGATTCACGGGTATTTAAAACGGCTATCGATACCCAGCCCGAAGTAATGGCGCCCATCATGCAGAAAATGAAAAACGACACGATGCTCAAAAGCATGCCCCTCATGGCCGATATAGCCAACCTGGCCGTATTCCTGGTATCGGACATGGCCGCCAAAATAACCGGCGTTACTATTGATATTACCTGCGGCACCACCGCCGCGCTGAATTATCGCGCGGTGGCTAATGCGGAGGATTCAAGGCATACGATATAGTGAAATATTGGAGATTAATAACCTAATATGAGAAACAAGAGAAAGATTTTTTTTGCGCATAGTGCGGGTGAGCAAGACGGGAAAGGAAAAGGCAGTTTTGACCTGGTTGCTCATTTACGCGCCGCTTTAGGCGAAGATTATGAAGTACTTTTCCCTGTGGTAAATGAGCCGGACAGCCCCGCCTACCACCATTGGAAAACCATGCTCGACCATGAATTTAGTAAAACCCACGAGCCGGTTATTTTGGTGGGCCATTCCCTGGGTGGTTCGGTGCTGCTTAAATATCTGTCGGAAGAGCAAACCAACCTGCATATTGAAGGGATGTTCCTCGTGGCCACGCCCCAATGGAACAAAGATGGTTGGGATATGAGCGAATGGGCCGTTAAAAAAGATTTTACAAAACGTTTACCCCCGGTACGGGAGTATTACTTTTATCATTGCCTTGAGGATCCCATTGTTTCCATTGAACATTTGTTGTTTTACCGCAAGGTTTTTAAAAATGCAATTTTCAGGGAGCTGCCTTGCAAGGACCATGGCTTCTCAAACGGGTTGAAGGAATTAGCCGACGATATCCGCCTGACCACCGGCGATAATTAATCAAATAAAAGCGGTAAAAACATAAGCCATACAAGTGTTGCCTGCAAACCATTAATTTTATTGTATGTTACTGTGTTACAACTAACTGCAATAGACATGGAAGAAGAACAAATACGCGAAGCCCTGAATGCACACTGGCGCGCTTCCGCTGCGGGCGATGTAAATGCCGAACATGATATTTACCATGACGATGCCATCTGTGATTATCCCCAATCGGGCGAGCGAATCCTGGGGCGGGCCAATCTGCAGGCCCTGCGCAGCCATCACCCCGGTAAACCGGCAGGTTTTAACGTGAGACGGATTGTAGGCAATGGCAATCTCTGGATCACCGAATACACCATCACCTATCAGGGGAAACCAGCCTACACGGTAAGTATTATGGAATTTCACGATGGCAAAGTAGTGCTTGAAACACAGTATTTTGCCGATCCCTTTGAGGCGCCCGCCTGGCGAAGCCAGTGGGTTACGCAGATCACATAACGCTTACCCCAGCGGGGAGCAGCAGACCGATTACTTTTCCCGTTATTCTTTCTCCTCCGGTCCGCAGAGTAAATCCATTAACAGGTTTACCGGTACCGCATTTTCATCGCCATTAACGGTGGTAACGCTGTTGCCAAAAATATCATTAACAGTTTTTATAGATACCTGCTGTCCATCTTGATCAGTTATAACTTGCTCCTTAGTTCCAAAAATATCAGTTGATGTTTTTATAGTCCTGGTGGTTTGCCGGTGGCTGTTAGAAATTGTTATGGTCTCAACGTGAAATATGTCCCTGGATTTCGTGATATAACCGATGGGTTCCCAATTGGCGCCGGTCACTTCTTTGGTTTCGACACCAAATACATCTGTCGACGTTTTTATGCTCAAAATTCTATGTCTGTTCCCGTCCTCAACCTCCACAATTTTGTTCCCGAAAACATCGGTCGACCTTTTGATGTATTGTATAAGCCTGCCATCAGGTCCGGTTATGCTTTTTATTTTATTTCCAAAAACATCGGTTTCATTTTTTATAGTAACTGCAGGTCGGCCGCTTTGGTCAGAAACCTCCACAATCCTGTTCCCGAAAATATCGGTTGACCTTTTGACAGACTGTACCGGCTGGCCGTTCGGTCCAGTGATAGTTTTTATCTTACTCCCAAAAATGTCGATCTCATTTTTTATAGTAGTGGTTGGCCGGCCATTTTCGTCAGTAACCTCCATGATCTTGTTGCCGAAAATATCGGTTGATCTTTTTATGGATTGTATCCGTTCGCCATTTGGCCCAGTGATGGTTTTTATTTTGCTGCCAAACACATCAGTAGATGTTGTGATTACGCCAACAGTAGCCCCGCCGGCATTTTTGTAAGTTTCAATGGTATCTCCAAAAACGTTTACCGTTTTTGATACGCTGTATGTTTGAGCGCCGGCAGCTACGGCACCTGTTAAAAAAGCCAGCAGAAAAAATAGTTTCATATGGATAAGTGTAAGGCTAATGATATTTATATTATGATGTAAATATCACCACAAGGTTTAGTGGTTGGGTGTTATTTATTTGCTTGTCGGTTGTGACCTAAGGAAGACTCGAACTCTCAACGGCCAACCTCGCCCCAAGACAGCTTCTTATAATTCCATAGCTTCATACAAAGCAACTACATCATACACAATATCGCAAGCAGTCGAACGATTTTAATATATTGTAGCGTTTGGTATCATAGTTGCGTTATATTATTTATACGCTTGCATTTATAAACCTATAAACAAAAATCACTATGAAGTTATTTAACGACTGTATAGCCGTTATAGCCTGCCTGGTCATAACGGGTTGCCATAAAGATAAAAATAACGACACCATGAAACAATTAACCATTGCCGATGTCGGCAGCACAGCCTCCGTTACCATGGGCGAAACCATCTCTTTAACCTTGGGCAACCCCGGCGATGGTGGTTACCATTTTAACGACCCTGAGTACAAAACTTCGGTATTAACATTGGTGAGCCATACGCACCAAAATGGATCGGATAAAACCGGCGATTTTGGTAACGATACCTGGAACTTTACCGCCAAAGCAAGCGGCACCACAACCCTCGAAGTTACCGCCAGCCGAAGCACACAGAATGCTCAGAGAGTATCAGTGTTTGCTAATGAGATTACGGTAAAATAAAAAGCTTTTTTAATGGGATTGTGTACTTACAGGAGCAGGAAAACACTCAAAAATTAATCTAAGTTTTTTACAACTTCTTCCGATATTCTTGCTTCCAGCTTTTGCTTATAAATTACACCAACGGTATGTTTCCCTTTATCCAATACCGGCAGAAAATAATTAAGTTTAATTGGGTAGTCGTCAGGTATATCACGATAGCTTCTTAACAATTTACGATATGCGTCGATAATGGTATCATTTTCGGAAACATAATCAGCAATGGCACTTGGGAATGCTTTGTTTATTTCTTCATCATTATTTAAGGTGTCGGTTAACAGCTTAATCTTATCGCTCTTATTTCCATTATCATCCTTAAAAACTGAAAGAGGTATGATATAATTAAATTTTCCATTGTTAACTATTTCTATAAATTTCAAATTCCTTAGCCGGTTTAAATATTCGGTAATAGTATATTCGAAATATTTCTCAGGATCATTTTCTAACAGATAGCTAAATTGCAATAATGTATATTTATCATTTTTGGGATTATTTGCATCTACATCTGCAAGAATGCCCTTTTTAATAGACCTTATAGTTTCTATTTCGGGCACTTTTTCTATTAAACCCGACAAGGGTAACTCTTTCTTTAAATTGGCCTCCAGCTCCACACCTAAACCTTTGAAAGTTTTGATATAGCCGCCCAAAAAAAGTGACAATAACAAAGGCACTCCTGCAACAATAAGCCACTTCACATCCAAATCTAAAAAGGGATAATGCTTCCATCTAAAATATAAGAACAACGCAATTAAGGCGGCAGATAAAATTGCCCCCGAAAGCAAAGCGGTATGTTTCCTCAAAAAATCCAAAAACATAGTATTCATTTTTATATAAACATAACTAAATAATTTTATATCTTATTGATAATAAATTATTTAGTTAAAATTTTTGAAAAATAGAATTGGGCGCTTGATGCTATTGGAAGGCTCTCGATTGTGGTAGTGTGTGCGTAGCTTTACAAATATCACATACTTAGCATGCGGTCACAAGCGGGATGCTTGTGGGAGTGCAGATTTTTTGAGGTGCAGGGACCAGAGGCACAAGTAACCCAGCCCTTTTGCCATTGCTGCATAGTTGCGCCAGAAATAGTAATCCGGGTTATTTATGAGATTGTTCGCGACTTGCTTAAAATGCCTGATGAACTGATTTGCTTGCAGGCAATATAAATACGATCCAGATCCTGCATGGTTAGCTCAGAATGCAGGGATAATCTTAACAAGGGCCGTTTTCTGGCAGTGGCGGGCCTGCAAAACGGCGATCCAAAAACCCCGTGGCTTTCCATAGCATCCCGCAGCTTAATAGTTTCCCATTCTGAATTTGTTTTTAACGCGATAATCTGTGATCTGCTCTCCTCCACATCGAAACCTAGTGATAACAATTGCTCTTTAAGCAGCAAACTGTTCCATCTCAGTTTTGTCCTTCTTATATCTCCAACAGCGGCAGAGGATATTAAATCAAGCACCATATTTAATCCGGCAATATCAACCAGCGTTAACGCCGAACTAAAAATATGGGGTTTTGATGATACGCCAAACGGATCTGAAAAATAACGCGGGCAAAGTATTAATCCCGCGCGCCCGGCAAATGCTTTGGCCAAACTCGCCGTCCTGAACATCACCTTATCAGTTAAACCCAGTTCGCAAACCAAACCTTTACCCTGAGGGCCATGAGTTCCTATTGAATGCGATTCATCAACAATTATGATACAACCTGCCGCATGAGCCAGATTTACCATTTCAACCAGCGGACAAATACTGCCGTTTGTACTGTAAACAGCATCCAGCATCAATATGCCTGGTCCAAACTGCCTGATCTTATTTTCCAGATGCTCCACACTATTATGCAGAAATGGTATAACATGCCCGTTCCCTAACCTGGCGCCGTCCCAAAGGCTCATGTGCGCCATCATATCAACGTACACCGGGGTTTCTGTACTTTCAGTAAGCGTTTGTAAAAGCCCCAGATTAGCGGCGTAACCCGATTGGCAAAGGATGGCCTCCTCCGAATCAAAAAACCCTGCAAATCTTTTTTCTGTTACCGATTGCGGATTTTCGCCATGCAAAAACGTAGCCGACATCAGCGGAACACTGATATTCGCCCGCAGGGCTTCTACCTGTGCAAGGATAACCTCATCATGATTAGCAAGAAACAAATAATCATTACTTGTAAGGATCAGGGCGTTTTTATCCGGAATTAAGCCCCGGAGCACATGCTTGCCGTTCCATTCTTCGCCAACCCTGTTAACATAAAAAGAGGCTATTTTTTTTTGCAGAAAATCCGGAAACTGATTGTAAGCAATATTGTTCAGGTGGTTCATAGATATGATTTTAATATATTATTTA
This window contains:
- a CDS encoding protease inhibitor I42 family protein; translation: MKLFNDCIAVIACLVITGCHKDKNNDTMKQLTIADVGSTASVTMGETISLTLGNPGDGGYHFNDPEYKTSVLTLVSHTHQNGSDKTGDFGNDTWNFTAKASGTTTLEVTASRSTQNAQRVSVFANEITVK
- a CDS encoding nuclear transport factor 2 family protein, translated to MEEEQIREALNAHWRASAAGDVNAEHDIYHDDAICDYPQSGERILGRANLQALRSHHPGKPAGFNVRRIVGNGNLWITEYTITYQGKPAYTVSIMEFHDGKVVLETQYFADPFEAPAWRSQWVTQIT
- a CDS encoding alpha/beta fold hydrolase: MRNKRKIFFAHSAGEQDGKGKGSFDLVAHLRAALGEDYEVLFPVVNEPDSPAYHHWKTMLDHEFSKTHEPVILVGHSLGGSVLLKYLSEEQTNLHIEGMFLVATPQWNKDGWDMSEWAVKKDFTKRLPPVREYYFYHCLEDPIVSIEHLLFYRKVFKNAIFRELPCKDHGFSNGLKELADDIRLTTGDN
- the cqsA gene encoding alpha-hydroxyketone-type quorum-sensing autoinducer synthase, with the translated sequence MNHLNNIAYNQFPDFLQKKIASFYVNRVGEEWNGKHVLRGLIPDKNALILTSNDYLFLANHDEVILAQVEALRANISVPLMSATFLHGENPQSVTEKRFAGFFDSEEAILCQSGYAANLGLLQTLTESTETPVYVDMMAHMSLWDGARLGNGHVIPFLHNSVEHLENKIRQFGPGILMLDAVYSTNGSICPLVEMVNLAHAAGCIIIVDESHSIGTHGPQGKGLVCELGLTDKVMFRTASLAKAFAGRAGLILCPRYFSDPFGVSSKPHIFSSALTLVDIAGLNMVLDLISSAAVGDIRRTKLRWNSLLLKEQLLSLGFDVEESRSQIIALKTNSEWETIKLRDAMESHGVFGSPFCRPATARKRPLLRLSLHSELTMQDLDRIYIACKQISSSGILSKSRTIS